Within the Streptomyces sp. NBC_00554 genome, the region TCGGCGGCCACGGGCAACGCCGACCTCGTCGACCACGTCAGGAGTCAGGCCGCCTCCTGCCCCAACCAGCGCTTCATCCTGGTCGGTTACTCACAGGGCGCCAACGTCGTCGACAACTCGATCGGCATCAGCAGCGCGGGCGCGGTCGTCGGCAGCCCGATCGTCGCCACCATCCCCGGCGCACTGGAGCCGAAGGTGGCCGCCGTACTGCTGTTCGGCAACCCGATCCGGGCGCTGGGAAAGAGCGTCACCGGCACCTACCAGAGCCGCACCATCGACTTCTGCGCCGACGGCGACCCCGTCTGCGAGAACGGCGGGGACGACACCCTGGCCCACCTCACGTACGGCGATGACGCCGACGCCGCGGCCACCTTCGCCGCCGGAAAGGTGTGACCGATAGAAAGAGCCGCACAAAAAAGGGGGCCCGGAGAGCTGCAGCTCTCCGGGCCCCCTCTGTCAGGTCCTTTGTCAGGTCCGAGTTGTCGCTCAGTTCTCCACGGCGAATTCCGC harbors:
- a CDS encoding cutinase family protein — translated: MFPHKKSSLLRLTVAAATLAAGGGLVVVAAPTASAACADIDVVAARGTFEPGTLGVIVGDPVFSALQEKITGKTLSSYAVDYPANLSLTSAATGNADLVDHVRSQAASCPNQRFILVGYSQGANVVDNSIGISSAGAVVGSPIVATIPGALEPKVAAVLLFGNPIRALGKSVTGTYQSRTIDFCADGDPVCENGGDDTLAHLTYGDDADAAATFAAGKV